The Lycium barbarum isolate Lr01 chromosome 9, ASM1917538v2, whole genome shotgun sequence genome has a segment encoding these proteins:
- the LOC132610819 gene encoding 1-aminocyclopropane-1-carboxylate oxidase homolog: protein MAVSNIDDFEAKVQNSYDKMSELKAFDDTKAGVKGLVDAGISEVPRIFVLPPKNRPESFDTCETQFTFPVIDLEGIDEDLIKHKEIVDKVRDASETWGFFQVVNHGIPTSVLDEVLQGTRQFFEQDIEVKKQYYTRENGKKVIYVSNFDLYSPTVPAASWRDSLFCFMAPNPPSLEEFPTACGEILMDFSKDVTKLGISLLELLSEGLGLNPSHLNDMDCDKGLSVLGNYYPACPQPELTMGTIQHSDGDFITVLLQDHIGGLQVLHQNQWVNVPPIPGALVVNIGDFLQLMSNDKYISVEHRVIANKVSRMSIACFFGEGPLQSPKSYAPITELLSEDNPPKYRATTAKDYSSYVLNKGLDGTSALLHYRI, encoded by the exons ATGGCAGTCTCTAACATAGATGATTTTGAGGCCAAAGTTCAGAATAGTTATGACAAAATGAGTGAGTTAAAAGCCTTTGATGATACAAAGGCTGGTGTCAAAGGGCTTGTTGATGCTGGAATCAGTGAAGTGCCTCGAATATTCGTTCTACCTCCAAAAAACAGGCCAGAGTCCTTTGATACATGTGAAACACAGTTCACTTTTCCAGTGATAGACCTTGAAGGCATAGACGAGGACCTAATCAAGCATAAAGAGATTGTTGACAAAGTTCGAGATGCATCAGAGACATGGGGTTTCTTCCAAGTGGTTAATCATGGCATTCCAACATCCGTCCTGGACGAAGTGCTGCAAGGGACACGACAGTTTTTTGAGCAAGATATTGAGGTTAAGAAACAGTATTACACTAGAGAGAATGGGAAAAAGGTGATTTATGTTAGCAATTTTgatttgtatagccctactgttCCAGCTGCAAGTTGGAGAGACTCACTTTTCTGTTTCATGGCTCCTAATCCTCCCAGTCTGGAAGAATTTCCAACGGCATGCGG GGAAATACTAATGGATTTCTCTAAGGATGTGACGAAATTGGGCATCTCCTTGCTTGAGTTGTTGTCCGAGGGTCTCGGTCTCAATCCATCTCATCTCAATGATATGGATTGTGATAAAGGGCTTAGTGTTTTGGGCAATTATTATCCAGCATGCCCTCAGCCAGAACTCACCATGGGCACCATTCAACATTCTGATGGTGATTTTATCACAGTGCTTCTACAAGATCATATCGGAGGACTCCAAGTGCTTCACCAGAATCAATGGGTTAATGTTCCTCCTATACCTGGTGCCCTTGTGGTGAACATTGGAGATTTTCTGCAG CTTATGTCAAATGACAAGTACATAAGTGTTGAGCACAGAGTAATTGCAAATAAAGTATCAAGAATGTCAATTGCATGCTTCTTTGGTGAAGGTCCGTTGCAATCTCCCAAGTCGTATGCACCAATTACTGAATTGTTATCAGAAGACAATCCTCCAAAATATCGTGCCACCACTGCGAAAGACTACAGTAGTTACGTCCTTAATAAAGGCCTAGATGGAACTTCTGCATTGTTGCATTACAGGAtctaa
- the LOC132610822 gene encoding uncharacterized protein LOC132610822, with product MAFISFIGRVLFVSVFILSAYQEFSEFGTDGGPAAKALRPKFNVLSKHVATHTGIEVPHVEMKHLILGAIVLKGLGSLLFIFGSSLGAYLLLLHQAVAPPVLYDFYNYDVDKKEFSQLFFKFSQNWALLGALFFFIGLKNSMPRRSSSSSKKKAPKAKAN from the exons ATGGCGTTCATATCATTCATTGGAAGAGTTCTCTTTGTATCCGTCTTCATTCTCTCTGCTTATCAAGA GTTCAGTGAATTTGGGACTGATGGCGGGCCAGCAGCAAAGGCATTAAGACCAAAGTTCAATGTTTTGTCAAAGCATGTGGCGACACACACTGGAATTGAAGTACCACATGTGGAG ATGAAACATCTTATTCTGGGGGCCATAGTTTTGAAGGGTCTTGGAAGCCTTCTATTCATCTTCGGCAGCTCCCTTGGAGCTTATCTTCTG CTGCTGCATCAGGCTGTTGCTCCCCCAGTCTTATACGACTTCTACAACTATGATGTTGACAAGAAAGAATTTTCACAACTTTTTTTCAAATTCTCTCAG AACTGGGCATTGCTCGGTGCACTATTCTTTTTCATCGGCTTGAAGAACTCAATGCCCAGGAGATCATCTTCCTCCTCAAAGAAGAAGGCTCCCAAGGCAAAAGCTAATTAA
- the LOC132610817 gene encoding 1-aminocyclopropane-1-carboxylate oxidase homolog encodes MVTVSNTQQIQDNSSPSYDKNSELKAFDDTKAGVKGLVDAGTTEIPRIFIHPEVSGSRPTPSLEETHFIFPLIDLENISKDPIKHKEIVEKVGDASETWGFFQVINHGIPESVLDEMMRGARRFFEQDIEVKKKYYHRDYTQRVIYNSNFDLYSPKALVANWRDSLYSTMGPDPFNPEELPEACREITMEYSDHVMKMGCTLLELLSESLGLKPSHLREMECSKGLSILCNYYPSCPQPELTIGLSKHTDNDFFTVLLQDNIGGLQVLHQNHWVDVPPTPGALVINIGDVLQLISNDKFKSVDHRALSNKVGPRISVASFFSSGPLPSYRLYGPIEELLSEDNPPKYRATTLKDFYDYFSQKGLDGTSNLSRYRI; translated from the exons ATGGTAACTGTCTCCAACACACAACAAATTCAGGACAATTCCTCACCAAGCTATGATAAAAACAGTGAACTGAAAGCCTTTGATGACACAAAAGCCGGTGTCAAAGGTCTAGTTGATGCTGGAACTACTGAAATCCCTCGGATATTCATCCATCCAGAGGTCTCGGGCTCGAGGCCTACCCCGAGCCTCGAGGAAACACATTTTATTTTTCCGTTGATAGATCTCGAAAACATCAGTAAAGATCCTATTAAGCACAAAGAGATTGTTGAAAAAGTTGGAGATGCATCAGAGACCTGGGGTTTCTTCCAAGTGATCAATCATGGTATTCCTGAGTCCGTCCTGGACGAAATGATGAGAGGAGCACGTCGTTTCTTCGAGCAAGATATCGAAGTTAAAAAGAAATATTATCATCGCGATTATACACAGAGAGTGATTTATAACAGCAATTTTGATCTGTATAGTCCTAAAGCTCTAGTAGCAAACTGGAGAGACTCACTTTATTCCACTATGGGTCCTGATCCTTTTAATCCTGAGGAATTGCCTGAGGCCTGcag GGAAATAACAATGGAGTACTCTGATCATGTAATGAAAATGGGGTGCACCTTGCTTGAGTTACTTTCAGAGAGTCTTGGTCTAAAACCTAGTCATCTCAGAGAAATGGAATGTTCAAAGGGTCTTAGCATTTTGTGCAATTACTATCCATCATGCCCACAGCCAGAACTAACCATAGGCCTCAGCAAACACACAGACAATGACTTCTTCACAGTCCTTCTGCAAGATAATATTGGAGGCCTCCAAGTTCTTCATCAGAATCATTGGGTTGATGTTCCTCCCACACCTGGAGCTTTAGTGATAAATATTGGAGATGTTCTCCAG CTCATATCAAATGACAAGTTTAAAAGTGTAGATCATAGAGCTTTGTCAAACAAAGTTGGTCCAAGAATATCAGTAGCAAGCTTCTTCAGCTCGGGGCCATTGCCATCTTACAGACTATATGGACCAATTGAGGAGCTTCTATCAGAAGACAATCCTCCAAAGTATCGCGCAACGACATTGAAGGACTTCTATGATTATTTCAGCCAGAAAGGGCTTGATGGAACTTCCAATCTGTCTCGCTACAGAATCTAA